The Corylus avellana chromosome ca11, CavTom2PMs-1.0 genome contains the following window.
ttgtgttCAAAACCACCATTCCATCAGTTAAAGgtccattccgtcagtcaaaggcgttaactcagataGTCAAAGTGTCCATGCATTGTAGTTTATAGggacaaagtgacaatgcgttgtagttcatagggggcaaagtgacaatgagTTGCatgtagttcatgggggaaaAATGACGGGTAGactgtctgagttaacgcctttaaCTGACGGAATGagcctttgactgacgaaattgGGGTTTTTCGCACAAAATGATTGTTCATGGGGGTCAGGTGTCAcaattggtagttcatgggggaaaGTGCCAAAAtgttgtagttcatgagggcaaaaagatagtttcctttttttttttttttgtggaataaaatagttcatcatttatatatatacacacaaattcatttcatttttttgtgaaataaaataattcttcaATTTTCCACATTCTCTTGGATATATGGATTAAGTGCAACCAAATGAGGTAATCTTTGAAGACTCCCATAAATCTTAAAAGattaaggagaaacttcattaaattcccataaattttaaaaactctcaatttagcatatacatcattttttttttaatttcactcctctgttaggattttccgttaaatcctaatggaggggtGTCAAAATTCCCAAATACCCctcatttttttagggaaaaaataataataattatgaggATTTAGGCATTGGTCAAGATGTAGAAAATTTACAAAAGTATCTACGCttgaatctttttttaaaaaaatatatgggcattttgaaaattttaacggAAAATCATAACGAATTGAtgaacttggaaaaaaaaaaaacaaattgaaagggTGTTTAAGTATAGTTTTTAAACTTATGGggtaaattacaaaaatactgACAATTAAGGGTGTTTAAGTATAGTTTTCCCAAAGATTAACCCCATCCAAActccccataatttttttttttttttagtttgagtGATGAGGCAGTTGCCTAACGTGGCTTTACATTAAACAACCACGTATTTAGCTTCCCAATAAATACGCAACAAGTATTCACAATTTTAGTTTAGAGGGTGAGAAATGGAGAGAAGATCAAGATTTGGCAATGATAGGCCAACTTGGGTAAGGGAGAAGGAGATACAGTAATAGTGTGGTTGGCACCGACTGAATACAGAAAAAGTAATGGATTATCATAAGATGCTGTACAGTACTCTCTTGTGTCTGAATTTAGTTATTGAAAAAGGGAGTCAACCATCATGACAAgctggaggagagagagagagagagagagagagaagagaaccTTTCCAAAATACGATGGCCACTAGTTTAATTTGTTGATGATATTGGTGGATAACATTAAGCATAGAAAATGGGAGATATAGGTGGAATATTGTGTTGGAGATGAGATGAAAGTGCGCCACCACCGGCCAATGGCAGGGGAGGAAAGCCATGTAAACATTACAACAAGGacagcaaatacaaaacaaagcaaGCAAGTAGGGCATGGTCCCAACATAAAAGCTTTTGAAATCTCTCAAAATCTTTGGCATGAAAAGGACGCATGCATCCAGGAATCGTGAGAATATCTCTTGCCTGCTGCCTTCCTCTAAACTTGGTGTACTGTCAGTGCTTTCATGTACCTGTCATATGCCCAAGTACATCAGCTGCATAAATCTTTTGATTTTGGGGCATTACACTTTTTGACTTCTTGGTAAGGTCGGTATAAAAGGTCATTAAACGGCaggtttttctatttttcatatgTACCTGCTCAATGTGCTCATCATGAACCATGGACACTGGCTGAAAATCAGCGAGCTTTAGTTTCTATTTCAAGTAAACGCAAGTTTCATgatgcagaagaagaagaagcaagtcTTGATTTATTAGGTAGAAGATCTAATGGTTACAAACCACCCTTTGTAAAACTTTTGTTATTCCATTTTATatagaaagtaagagaaagAGTTTGCTTGATATTACGTTAAAggacttaaaaaatatttttagtctATAAAGaattgtgccaaacaaaaaatttattcgtttggtaaaagactcaaaagtatttatttgacttttttattctaaaaatgataaaaacgcactttaaaaaaaaagcttaaaaataaaactctttttaatgagctatttttagttttaaaaactctatttcccAATGCAATCTCAGACAGTTCTAAGTCTTCaaataatagttttaaaaaccAATTAACCTTGCCATGAAAGTTCCTAACTTTCCATCCATGCACCACTCTCTTCCTCTTGCATGTAGACCCATTTACACCTTATTGGTTTAGTGTTGTTAGGTGTTTCTAGAAGTTCCTATAGTTGGTTGGACTATATGgatttcaattcaatttctaTAGGCTTGACCTAGTCGTCTGCATCCATATCATTAACCACTTCTTCGTAGGTCCTAGGATCCGACTCAGGTTCTTCCGAGATAGCTTCATAAGCTTTTCCTAATTAGAACATGAATATATGAGGTGCCTTGACAATTTTCCCACTAAGACACGATATGATGGTACTATGTTCATCATCAGTAGTAACATGTGGAGTATCAGATACAATTACCTCATCTCTAAACAACTCTAGAGATTTACCCACTCTAGCATCTCACATTTCTTTTAGAACCtgatatattaaaattgaaaaacataatttaaaagtcggggtgttacaaactctttTTTGTAACGTTCATTTCCCTCGTCTGCAATGTACGTACGTATATTATCATTAGTTGGGTTTCTAAATCGTAATCCCTAGTCTAGTACTTAAAACTCTTAagttttctttattcttctaGGTACCTTCAGAACTGTTTCTAAACAGTGTGTGAACAGTCCACACAATTAGAATGATTTTGACCGTTGTTTAAAAAGTACCATTCTAATAGCTCTCACAACATTAGAATAGTATAATGTTCATTGTCTACTGCCTCCTAAAATTCTCTTTGTTTCCTTCTAGAATCTCCCCACTCCCCACTCCCCAGTCACTCTAAAACCTTCAAAGGTGATTGCTTTTCCCCTAACATTGTTAAGAGCCTAAAAATAAGATATTTTTACAATATATAATGAAAAGTTACCAACTTTCTTTCCCTTCCAATTTCTTTCACCAACCACACTCCAAGATAGCCTAGACCTACTCATTAGTGTACTCCTACCTTAAGTGCAGTGCCTTCTCATTCTCATTTACAAGTCTAAAataccctttctttttctcaccACACTACAACTTTAACACACGCACACAAACAGTATTCACTGCCATAATCAATCATCACTGAAGGAAATCAAAAACTGGGTTTTGCTTCAGGTGCTCAATAAATTTGGGAAATGTTGGATTCTTTGGTGTTTGATTggtgattttgtgaaaaaaagttAAGGATTTTGGTGAAAAAATGCAGAAGATCGAGAATTGCATGCGAGGCATGTTATGTCTGTGATGGTGAAGCAAAGCAATAAAAATTTGAGGGCTCTTGAAAGGGAAAAGATTTGAATATGAAATTCTCTTGGAAGTAAAAGAGGAGCAACTCTTGGAGAAGCTTGAGGTTGTGTTAATGGCTGAAGATAAAAAACCTAGACAGAAATATTCAATGGTTTTGAGCGATCTTTGAAGATTGAACTAATCGATCAAACGGCATTGATTGATTTCAATGAGAAGGGAACAAGAGTGTGAATTgaataaagaagaagatgaaacaAATTAACGAGACAGGTGGACAAAGGAGAGAACTTtgggaagaaaataataaaataataaaagatcatatttaaatgaaaataaagaaacagGTAAAGTGTGTATTAAAATAATGGTACTTATTATAGAAAATTATGCTTTTTGAATAATCAGAATACATAATATTGGTGGAGATACTATAAGGCACCCTTGAAAGGAACCCTACTCCACTACTAAAATGGTCAGTAATTTTCATGGAACAATTTTCTATGAAGATCGACTAGAAAACTCTTTAATGCTCCTTTAAACGTACAATCGGAAGCTTCTGTAAGAATGACCACTTCGAAGTTCTTAAAGATGGACAAAGCACGGATTAAAACTGTCAAATATCGTACGTACGTGATCTCTTTCACAATCTCTCAGAATAtaaaacaaacataagttaaccAGCACTGTCGGACAACCGTACAGATGATGACTTAAAAAAAGCAGCCTTTGACTAATTCCAATGTGGCAGTACCACCTTTTTGTACCAAATGCCCTTTGACACAACGGGCAGGACTTGGGGGAAAGGTCTTCTTTTAGGCAAATTTAAAGGGTCCAGCCGATGACACTCCATATGTTTGTCTTTATGCCAGAGAGATGTGTCATGGTACATTATCAAAAATGGTCGGCCAAATAAGAAGAGGGTTTTTCtgaataaagagagagaaaagcaaaaaagaggAATTTGAAGATAAAGAGCACAATCATATCATGACCAATTCACCACACAACGAAATATACCACTCAAAAGGAGCAATATTATAGGGTCGTAATGACACCCACTTGAGCAATAGGGTCCAAACATTACTTTGTGCGACTTGTTGTCCATCAAAGTTTACAAAGGGAAGTGTGTGGAATCAAAGATTGGTACAAGTAATTATTGGTGACGGTGGCTCAAAAAAATTCTCATGAGGCTAGGCACATTTAGAGCGTGTGTTCCATCAATTGAGAATTACTAGCATaagcctgattagtattagtcacTTTAAATTCTATTGATATTCTAGTGGGGCTAAATCAAACTATGGCTCAATTGATCTTCACTTAGTTGCCCTCTCGTGCcctatttgatttaaaaaaattggtacaAGTCTCGAATTTGGCAGCTGGAACCAAAAGCCTTCCAAGTTACTTTAGATTTAAGAGGTTATGAATTAAATCAAGTCTAGAACTATAAATCTTTCGAATTTGTTGCTTGGGTATATAGTGGATAGTTATGCATGCAATTTAGCaatcaagaaattaaatatCCAATAATTTAGGACCAGGAATCAACATATGATAAGCTCATACTAGGGTAGTGGTTGAGATGCAATAAGATAATTTAGTGGGCTTGAGAGGAGTGGCACCGTATAAAGTAATATATAGTAGTAGATATATGTGAACATGAAGGGTAGATAATCCCATCATAATTTAGACACAATTAAATATAAGCtcattttacttgaaaaaaacaaaactatataTGGTCTTATTTCAAATTAGAATCACAATGATCCTTTTATTTTAGGAACAATTACATTTGACCTCCCAAAGTTTCACCCAATTTGTAATTTGacctcaaaagtttaaaaattttcaatgtagCTACTCCACTAActatttccatccaatttgatggaaaattgCTCACGTTCGAGGCTTGTGCATTTTTTagtctaaaattttcaaaattagcCCCATGTGTTTAAAGGAATTCCAAAAATTCATGGTGGCTATggcaaccaaaaaaaacaaaactaaattgGCAGTGACCAATTTGGGGGTGgttgcggccacccccatttggctccttgggggtggtctgccacccccttggccatttgggggtctCCGAGCCACTCCCAAAGGGTTTGAGGGTGgtttttaatcaaaattggtTCGACACCaccaattttaagttttttttttttaaatatataggggcaattaagtatttttcatcACTCCgtaaaagaaaacgaaaattgttaattgaTGAGTCACATTACAAATGTTTGATACTTTGTTGAggcacattgcaaatttttaaacattgaaagtCAAATTGCAAGTTGGGTGAAACTTTCAacgggtaaagtgtaattttctcaatattttattagaCTAAAAGATATTTGACAATGTTAGGTTTTATATTTGTCTTGGTAAATTCAATAGTCAAAACATGGAGTTTTTGGGTATTTTATAGTAACGAAGTTAGCATTGAGTCGGGTACTCAAAAATTCAAGTTTATAAATGCAGTCCAACAAAGACCACTCTCAGTAAAATtgctatatttttttcatttcgaCATCAGATTATAAGGCAAGTTTTATGGCATTGAAAGTCTGATTGAAAGGCTTACAATTTTTCATTTCACAAAATATTTCCAATTCCTATTTTTCCTAGGTCAAAATGGTCTAAAAATCTTGTTCATAAAGTATGATCGAACTTGGATTGATGTTGGATTCATCGAACTTGTTCACAAAGTCTGTTAGTGAAATTCGAACTTGCATTAATGTTGGATCGatcaaaattgtgaaaaaaaaaaaaaaaactgtttttatttataaCCGACACACGTACATTGTTATCAAAATCGATCTGTGTTCTTTTATACTTGCTCGAAATTTGTTATTGAAAACTGTACGTAGTATTTAGATTTATAATTGATaatattggtaattttaattaagattaagaTCTTTACtgtttattcaaatatattattaatcagattttttctttttctttttaccacCATACACAATCGCGTTCCCAAAACTGAGTTGAAATTTCCATTACTTAAATTTATCACTGTGGTCTCATCCCTAATTTGATAAGCTCAAAAACTTTGTCATCCTGTGTTCTACTACGTACAAGGTAGGGCAACGGTTGGGACTCTAACTGCAAAGCGCATAGGGCAACGGTTGGAACTCTAAATGCAAAGTGCACAACTTTTAAGAGGATCTCTAGCAATGTTACTAAAATACCTaattaaaaagtgtaatttttattttaaggaaaatcatCATTTTACTATTATGAACTTTTATCGATTTTgcaattatttctttaaaattcaaaaatatcaatttaatgttttaaactttaaaaatttgcaatgccaGTTTTCAATGTATCAAACTCTCAACATTTGATAAGTGTACGTATTTCTATGCACACTCCACCATAGATTTCTATTCTCTTCTCTAATTTATTCAAATgctgtttttatatttttttttattattatattctgGTCAACACCCATATTTTCAAATATTCCTATTTTCTAAacaatctttttgttttcaacgGGCAAGTTGGGCAAGTTTTTTCAACGGTCATATTTCTTCAACGCTGGTGTtgaaaagagaaacaataaaataacaaaaaatgtaattgaaaataaataaaataaagcaactTTTTGCGACCGTAATTAAATATAAGTTGAAAATAACtctatcaaaaaatatattttacataaGATAAGTTGTTCGACGTAATTTTTTCCTCCAATTAGCAAAATATACACAAGAGAAATATTGcgcttttcaaaattttctctaaaatttacTCTCTGAATAATATGTCACAATTCGATATAatctattattttgaaaaatgtgttatcATCTTATCTTATGAGATTATGAAACATAGTTTGAAAtgcaaattttataaaaaaaaagtttttaaaaatgtagcaTTCCTCTATGCGCGTTATGGGGCCTTTAGAACATCCGTGGAAAGATGCTGTAACATGCATGGTACCCTCCACACAGTAAAGGGGTGGGCACAGTAAGGAATCATAATCATGtaatagaaaagagaaagagacctCCCAAAAAGCCACAACATGATTCCGTATTAAGGACAAATTACACACGCAAAAACACTTAATTtccatttttaattaattagaacaAATATTCCAAGTACCCACCTCTCCTTTTGGAGTCCTGGTCTTttatatctatctatatatatatatatatataaacccctCTTTCCTAGGCATTCCACACAAGTAGCAACTCAAGTACTTCTACATCCCAATTAAACTCTTCCAAAGCCCTAGATTAGCCTTCCATTTCCTCTTTATACACTCTTCCTTAATCAAGAAAGAGATGCAGGAGGACAAGAAGATGAAGGTGAAGAAAGGATGGCTTGCAGTCCAAGTAGGGTTGGAGGATGAAGATGGCGAGTGCCAGCGTTTTGTGATTCCCATATCCTATCTTTACCATCCTTTATTGAAGAAACTTTTGGAGAAAGCTCATGAGGTTTATGGGTACCACACCACCGGCCCTCTTAGGCTGCCGTGCTCGGTGGACGACTTCCTCCATCTCCGGTGGCGGATCGAGAAAGAGTCaaaccatcatcatcaacatcatcaCCACCACTCCCATCCCCACCTTTCTGGTGCTTTGTCCTTTCACTCTTGTTGATCTACGTAGACATGACACcatgttttccttttttgtggGAAAAGAACCAAACAAAGGGGAGGCAAATAAATTTAGCTAGACAAGCATTCTGTTTATTAGTGGTGCTTGCcgctgtatttttatttttccttctctaaCTTAATTATCTGGGAAGCTGTTTTGTAATTCCAAAGGGAAATGAAGAAATAGATTTTACGCATAAAAAATTGTtctccactctctctctctctctctctttgttttttttttttttttttttttgggtgatgaatgaaattatatatctataattTCAATGATAGAGTTATAATATTTTCTCAATCAAGAAGCCAACCTATCCAAAGCGGGGAAGAGtgcaaaaaaaggaaaaaataaataagtgttACCCAATTGTCTACTGGATTTTCCTCTAGgtgcatgcatatgttgatGCTGATATGATCTGGCAACGataaaaagaagaggaaaggaAAGAGGTTAGTGCCATGATAAAAGTCTGAGCCAGCCCACACACAAATGGAAAAGATCAAGTGAGGTATCCTGTGGCCATTATAAGTTTATTCATGTATATCCCTACTTTTGCCAACATCCAGCACtaattctatttcttttcttcttcctttttttttttcttctctgagTTCCTTCTGTATGATTTTGATCTGTCTTTTCGAGTTCTCAAGACGTTTTCCTCCAAATATGCTACAATAAttctatcaaattaaaaataaataggttccctttttttggataaataggTTCCCTTTTCTAGTTTGTAATCTTCtaaattctttgatttttttttttttttttttttgacattataATCTTCTAAATTCTAGCAGTTAGAAATGGATAAAAATTAACTACAAACTAGTTTAGAGCTAATTCATATAAACCAGTTTAATAAAGTGGCATGTGTCCTTTAACATGTGATAAACACATGCTTTCTtattaatactattaaaaaatatatacgaGAAGCATATGCTATTACAAAAATATGTGCTTATCACATGCTAAGGGACAAATGTTACTTTATTAGActggtttgtatgaattagttaCAAACCACTTTGTAACTTGATGAAACACATGATGCTCGATGTCCCATATGTGAGAGAGGGGCAGAAACAATGAAACATATCCTTTGAAGTTGTCTTGTAGCACAAGATGTGTGGGGAGGTGGaccaaaaaaaacttcaaaaaaggCATTGATGAGGGTCTCACCTTTTCTCATGTGGTTACAACTATGATAGATCGATGCGACATGGAGGAAATTGAGCTTATGGCAGTGATGGCTCGTAAAATTTGGTTTCGCAGAAATACGATGGTACATGGAGAAGATTTCACTTATCCTAACCAAGTTTTATGCGATGCAAGTAGCTCTCTTGATGACTTCAAAAGGGTTAATACAAAAGAGATGGATGCAGGGAGCCCTACATACCAAGCACCACCAACACTTTGGCAAAAACCACCCATAGGTATGTGCAAAGTAAACTAGGATGAAGCGGTGGATAAAGTTCATGGGCGTGTTGAGATTGGTATCATAGTATAGGATCATGAGGGAGTTGTCTTGTTAGCGCATAGTACTACACGAAGTTGCTTGATCAAACCTATCGTAGTTGAGGCACTGGCCGCTATACATGTCGTGGATCTATGTAGGAAGATGGGTTTATTTGAAATAGTTTTGGAGGGGGATGCCTTACAAATTGTTAATGCGGCAAGCTGGCGGAAAAAAATTGGAGCAAGTTTGGTCACTTAATTGATGGAATGAAAGTGGGGTTGCACCAACTGAGATCGTGGAGGATTGAACATATAAAGAGGGATCCGAATTATGCCGCTCATAGTCTTACTAAGGAGGCTATTATAGATGCGTGCCATGGATAAACTTTGGGTTGAAGAAATTTCAAACTGTATATATGGTTTTGTAACTAGGGAGCAGTTTTGTAACATCCcgtaaaaatcaattaactgataattgactccatggttcgcTTCTCAACCTTATTCGTCACAAAACAAGACTTAGGGATCATAATATCTCCTAAGAGAGAGACTACAGCAGAAGACTTTCAACCACAGGAATAACAAAGTAATAACTAAATATCACAATTATAACAACCAAAGTAACGATAAAACATCATAGCATAAATAGATCCTTAAATTGTGCTGGTCAAAAACCGATCAAATATATTACAAAGCTAGGATTATTGTCTGAAAGAAAGATAACAAGATCAACGCCTAAACTTAAGTAGTGCTAACATAATAACAATCTCAATCATCTCCGCCCGAGTTGTTCATCCATCATCCCACATGAACTTGAGCCAAACCGGGtccatgtcctaaaaaatgaccTGAATCAGGTCCTTGGCCACCACCAACTGGCTATCCGTATCCATCCTCCTCTATGCTAGCGcgcaatttatacataatggaggggaAAACATACAGGGGTAAGTCTAACGATGTATCCATCCTTCTCTATGCTGCACATGGTACTTATgccatttagtgatgaacttCGTTTGAAGAAGTATGCAGCATTTTAGGCATGACAGTTATTCATAAatgcagtatatatataatatatgttgaaatatgagaatcatgtcatagttcaactgATGGTCTATTTCAGATATTACCCTTTTTCAGTAGGGTTGGAGTTGTCCCGTAGgatctgtaatacaatgccagtaCCCCGACTATtatacgctaccgtccataacattAGCAGCCCGACCAAGTCCGACCTtaggtggcccacgctactaatgatgtacgccCTGTAGTGACCCGCTCATTAAGGCTGCACCGGTCACGAAAttaccattggatccaaggctcgtatatcacatccacacacacatttgacaatagagttaacatatatagtaagccatggccgttatcccgtacataccgatgtaccatgtcatacgatgcaattagtcttgt
Protein-coding sequences here:
- the LOC132166734 gene encoding auxin-responsive protein SAUR32-like, giving the protein MQEDKKMKVKKGWLAVQVGLEDEDGECQRFVIPISYLYHPLLKKLLEKAHEVYGYHTTGPLRLPCSVDDFLHLRWRIEKESNHHHQHHHHHSHPHLSGALSFHSC